A window of the Cynocephalus volans isolate mCynVol1 chromosome 10, mCynVol1.pri, whole genome shotgun sequence genome harbors these coding sequences:
- the DEF8 gene encoding differentially expressed in FDCP 8 homolog isoform X1, which translates to MLFSTVQRRAAGKRGGCGEPGTGHSSRPHRWNAMEYDEKLARFRQAHLNPFNKQLAPRQHEQEPGEEAPRVTSEEALPELCPGELEFHCTERVMDLGLSEDHFSRPVGLFLASDIQQLQQAIEECKQVILELPEQSEKQKDAVVRLIHLRLKLQELKDPNEDEPNVRVLLEHRFYKEKSKSVKQTCDKCNTIIWGLIQTWYTCTGCYYRCHSKCLNLVSKPCVSSKVSHQAEYELNICPETGLDSQDYRCAECRVPISLRGVPSEARQCDYTGQYYCSHCHWNDLAVIPARVVHNWDFEPRKVSRSSMRYLALMVSRPVLRLREINPLLFNYVEELVEIRKLRQDILRMKPYFITCREAMEARLLLQLQDRQHFVENDEMYSIQDLLDVHMGRLGCSLTETHTLFAKHIKLDCERCQAKGFVCELCREGDVLFPFDSHTSVCSDCSAVFHRDCYYDNSTTCPRCARLTLRKQSLFQETGPDVDA; encoded by the exons ATGCTTTTTTCCACAGTCCAGAGGAGAGCTGCTGGGAAGAGG GGGGGATGTGGCGAGCCCGGGACTGGGCACTCATCCCGGCCCCACAGGTGGAATGCTATGGAATATGATGAGAAGCTGGCCCGGTTCCGGCAGGCCCACCTCAACCCCTTCAACAAGCAGCTTGCGCCGAGGCAGCATGAGCAAGAGCCCGGTGAGGAGGCCCCGCGTGTCACTTCTGAAG aGGCCCTGCCTGAGTTGTGCCCTGGGGAGCTGGAGTTCCACTGCACCGAGCGTGTGATGGATCTTGGCCTGTCTGAGGACCACTTCTCCCGCCCTGTG GGTCTGTTCCTGGCCTCCGACAtccagcagctgcagcaggcAATCGAGGAATGCAAACAGGTGATTCTGGAGCTGCCTGAGCAGTCGGAGAAGCAGAAAGATGCCGTGGTGAGGCTCATCCACCTCCGGCTGAAGCTCCAGGAGCTGAAG GACCCCAATGAAGATGAGCCCAACGTCCGTGTCCTCCTAGAGCATCGCTTCTACAAGGAGAAGAGCAAGAGTGTCAAGCAAACCTGTGACAAGTGCAACACCATCATCTGGGGGCTCATCCAGACCTGGTACACCTGCACAG GGTGTTACTACCGCTGCCACAGCAAGTGCTTGAACCTCGTCTCCAAGCCCTGTGTGAGCTCCAAAGTCAGCCACCAAGCTGAGTATGAGCTGAACATCTGCCCTGAGACAGGGCTGGACAGCCAGGATTACCGCTGTGCTGAGTGCCGGGTGCCCATCTCACTGC GGGGCGTGCCCAGCGAGGCCCGGCAGTGTGACTACACCGGCCAGTACTACTGTAGCCACTGTCACTGGAATGACCTGGCTGTCATCCCTGCACGTGTTGTGCACAACTGGGACTTTGAGCCTCGCAAG GTGTCTCGCAGCAGCATGCGCTACCTGGCGCTGATGGTGTCACGGCCAGTGCTCAGGCTCCGAGAGATCAATCCTCTGCTGTTCAACTATGTGGAGGAGCTGGTGGAGATCCGG AAGCTGCGCCAGGACATCCTTCGCATGAAGCCGTACTTCATCACCTGCAGGGAAGCCATGGAGGCACGTCTGCTGCTGCAG CTCCAGGACCGGCAGCATTTCGTGGAGAACGACGAGATGTACTCCATCCAGGATCTCCTGGACGTGCACATGGGCCGCCTCGGCTGTTCGCTCACTGAGACCCACACGCTCTTCGCCAAGCACATCAAGCTGGACTGTGAG CGGTGCCAGGCCAAGGGCTTCGTGTGTGAGCTCTGCAGAGAGGGCGACGTGCTGTTCCCGTTTGACAGCCACACGTCCGTGTGCAGCGACTGCTCGGCTGTCTTCCACAG GGACTGTTACTACGACAACTCGACCACGTGCCCCAGGTGTGCCCGGCTCACCTTGAGGAAGCAGTCACTCTTCCAGGAGACTGGTCCAGATGTGGACGCCTAG
- the DEF8 gene encoding differentially expressed in FDCP 8 homolog isoform X2, with amino-acid sequence MLFSTVQRRAAGKRGGCGEPGTGHSSRPHRWNAMEYDEKLARFRQAHLNPFNKQLAPRQHEQEPGEEAPRVTSEEALPELCPGELEFHCTERVMDLGLSEDHFSRPVGLFLASDIQQLQQAIEECKQVILELPEQSEKQKDAVVRLIHLRLKLQELKDPNEDEPNVRVLLEHRFYKEKSKSVKQTCDKCNTIIWGLIQTWYTCTGCYYRCHSKCLNLVSKPCVSSKVSHQAEYELNICPETGLDSQDYRCAECRVPISLRGVPSEARQCDYTGQYYCSHCHWNDLAVIPARVVHNWDFEPRKVSRSSMRYLALMVSRPVLRLREINPLLFNYVEELVEIRKLRQDILRMKPYFITCREAMEARLLLQDLLDVHMGRLGCSLTETHTLFAKHIKLDCERCQAKGFVCELCREGDVLFPFDSHTSVCSDCSAVFHRDCYYDNSTTCPRCARLTLRKQSLFQETGPDVDA; translated from the exons ATGCTTTTTTCCACAGTCCAGAGGAGAGCTGCTGGGAAGAGG GGGGGATGTGGCGAGCCCGGGACTGGGCACTCATCCCGGCCCCACAGGTGGAATGCTATGGAATATGATGAGAAGCTGGCCCGGTTCCGGCAGGCCCACCTCAACCCCTTCAACAAGCAGCTTGCGCCGAGGCAGCATGAGCAAGAGCCCGGTGAGGAGGCCCCGCGTGTCACTTCTGAAG aGGCCCTGCCTGAGTTGTGCCCTGGGGAGCTGGAGTTCCACTGCACCGAGCGTGTGATGGATCTTGGCCTGTCTGAGGACCACTTCTCCCGCCCTGTG GGTCTGTTCCTGGCCTCCGACAtccagcagctgcagcaggcAATCGAGGAATGCAAACAGGTGATTCTGGAGCTGCCTGAGCAGTCGGAGAAGCAGAAAGATGCCGTGGTGAGGCTCATCCACCTCCGGCTGAAGCTCCAGGAGCTGAAG GACCCCAATGAAGATGAGCCCAACGTCCGTGTCCTCCTAGAGCATCGCTTCTACAAGGAGAAGAGCAAGAGTGTCAAGCAAACCTGTGACAAGTGCAACACCATCATCTGGGGGCTCATCCAGACCTGGTACACCTGCACAG GGTGTTACTACCGCTGCCACAGCAAGTGCTTGAACCTCGTCTCCAAGCCCTGTGTGAGCTCCAAAGTCAGCCACCAAGCTGAGTATGAGCTGAACATCTGCCCTGAGACAGGGCTGGACAGCCAGGATTACCGCTGTGCTGAGTGCCGGGTGCCCATCTCACTGC GGGGCGTGCCCAGCGAGGCCCGGCAGTGTGACTACACCGGCCAGTACTACTGTAGCCACTGTCACTGGAATGACCTGGCTGTCATCCCTGCACGTGTTGTGCACAACTGGGACTTTGAGCCTCGCAAG GTGTCTCGCAGCAGCATGCGCTACCTGGCGCTGATGGTGTCACGGCCAGTGCTCAGGCTCCGAGAGATCAATCCTCTGCTGTTCAACTATGTGGAGGAGCTGGTGGAGATCCGG AAGCTGCGCCAGGACATCCTTCGCATGAAGCCGTACTTCATCACCTGCAGGGAAGCCATGGAGGCACGTCTGCTGCTGCAG GATCTCCTGGACGTGCACATGGGCCGCCTCGGCTGTTCGCTCACTGAGACCCACACGCTCTTCGCCAAGCACATCAAGCTGGACTGTGAG CGGTGCCAGGCCAAGGGCTTCGTGTGTGAGCTCTGCAGAGAGGGCGACGTGCTGTTCCCGTTTGACAGCCACACGTCCGTGTGCAGCGACTGCTCGGCTGTCTTCCACAG GGACTGTTACTACGACAACTCGACCACGTGCCCCAGGTGTGCCCGGCTCACCTTGAGGAAGCAGTCACTCTTCCAGGAGACTGGTCCAGATGTGGACGCCTAG
- the TUBB3 gene encoding tubulin beta-3 chain isoform X1, translated as MREIVHIQAGQCGNQIGAKFWEVISDEHGIDPSGNYVGDSDLQLERISVYYNEASSHKYVPRAILVDLEPGTMDSVRSGAFGHLFRPDNFIFGQSGAGNNWAKGHYTEGAELVDSVLDVVRKECENCDCLQGFQLTHSLGGGTGSGMGTLLISKVREEYPDRIMNTFSVVPSPKVSDTVVEPYNATLSIHQLVENTDETYCIDNEALYDICFRTLKLATPTYGDLNHLVSATMSGVTTSLRFPGQLNADLRKLAVNMVPFPRLHFFMPGFAPLTARGSQQYRALTVPELTQQMFDAKNMMAACDPRHGRYLTVATVFRGRMSMKEVDEQMLAIQSKNSSYFVEWIPNNVKVAVCDIPPRGLKMSSTFIGNSTAIQELFKRISEQFTAMFRRKAFLHWYTGEGMDEMEFTEAESNMNDLVSEYQQYQDATAEEEGEMYEDDEEESEAQGPK; from the exons ATGAGGGAGATCGTGCACATCCAGGCCGGCCAGTGCGGCAACCAGATCGGGGCCAAG TTCTGGGAAGTCATCAGTGACGAGCATGGTATAGACCCCAGTGGCAACTACGTGGGGGACTCAGACCTGCAGCTGGAGCGTATCAGTGTCTACTACAATGAGGCCTCCT CTCACAAGTATGTGCCTCGGGCCATCCTGGTGGACCTGGAGCCTGGGACCATGGACAGCGTCCGGTCTGGGGCCTTTGGGCATCTCTTCAGGCCTGACAACTTCATCTTTG GTCAGAGTGGGGCTGGCAACAACTGGGCCAAGGGCCACTACACGGAGGGCGCAGAGCTGGTGGACTCAGTCCTGGACGTCGTGCGGAAGGAGTGTGAGAACTGCGACTGCCTGCAGGGCTTCCAGCTGACGCACTCGCTGGGCGGTGGCACGGGCTCGGGCATGGGCACGCTGCTTATCAGCAAGGTGCGTGAGGAATACCCCGACCGCATCATGAACACCTTCAGTGTGGTGCCCTCACCCAAGGTGTCAGACACGGTGGTGGAGCCCTACAACGCCACACTGTCCATCCACCAGCTGGTGGAGAACACGGACGAGACCTACTGCATTGACAACGAGGCCCTGTACGACATCTGCTTCCGCACCCTCAAGCTGGCCACACCCACCTACGGGGACCTCAACCACCTGGTGTCGGCCACCATGAGTGGGGTGACCACCTCCCTGCGCTTCCCGGGCCAGCTGAATGCTGACCTGCGCAAGCTGGCCGTGAACATGGTACCCTTCCCGCGCCTGCACTTCTTCATGCCTGGCTTCGCGCCACTCACGGCCCGCGGCAGCCAGCAGTACCGCGCGCTCACGGTCCCCGAGCTCACCCAGCAGATGTTTGACGCCAAGAACATGATGGCCGCCTGCGACCCCCGCCACGGCCGCTACCTGACTGTGGCCACTGTCTTCCGAGGCCGCATGTCCATGAAGGAGGTGGACGAGCAGATGCTGGCCATCCAGAGCAAGAACAGCAGCTACTTCGTGGAGTGGATCCCCAACAACGTCAAGGTGGCCGTGTGCGACATCCCGCCACGCGGCCTCAAGATGTCCTCCACCTTCATCGGCAACAGCACGGCCATCCAGGAGCTGTTCAAGCGCATCTCGGAGCAGTTCACGGCCATGTTCCGGCGCAAGGCCTTCCTGCACTGGTACACGGGCGAGGGCATGGATGAGATGGAGTTCACTGAGGCCGAGAGCAACATGAATGACCTGGTGTCCGAGTACCAGCAGTATCAGGACGCCACGGCCGAGGAGGAGGGCGAGATGTACGAAGACGATGAGGAGGAATCAGAGGCCCAGGGCCCCAAGTGA
- the TUBB3 gene encoding tubulin beta-3 chain isoform X2, with translation MREIVHIQAGQCGNQIGAKYVPRAILVDLEPGTMDSVRSGAFGHLFRPDNFIFGQSGAGNNWAKGHYTEGAELVDSVLDVVRKECENCDCLQGFQLTHSLGGGTGSGMGTLLISKVREEYPDRIMNTFSVVPSPKVSDTVVEPYNATLSIHQLVENTDETYCIDNEALYDICFRTLKLATPTYGDLNHLVSATMSGVTTSLRFPGQLNADLRKLAVNMVPFPRLHFFMPGFAPLTARGSQQYRALTVPELTQQMFDAKNMMAACDPRHGRYLTVATVFRGRMSMKEVDEQMLAIQSKNSSYFVEWIPNNVKVAVCDIPPRGLKMSSTFIGNSTAIQELFKRISEQFTAMFRRKAFLHWYTGEGMDEMEFTEAESNMNDLVSEYQQYQDATAEEEGEMYEDDEEESEAQGPK, from the exons ATGAGGGAGATCGTGCACATCCAGGCCGGCCAGTGCGGCAACCAGATCGGGGCCAAG TATGTGCCTCGGGCCATCCTGGTGGACCTGGAGCCTGGGACCATGGACAGCGTCCGGTCTGGGGCCTTTGGGCATCTCTTCAGGCCTGACAACTTCATCTTTG GTCAGAGTGGGGCTGGCAACAACTGGGCCAAGGGCCACTACACGGAGGGCGCAGAGCTGGTGGACTCAGTCCTGGACGTCGTGCGGAAGGAGTGTGAGAACTGCGACTGCCTGCAGGGCTTCCAGCTGACGCACTCGCTGGGCGGTGGCACGGGCTCGGGCATGGGCACGCTGCTTATCAGCAAGGTGCGTGAGGAATACCCCGACCGCATCATGAACACCTTCAGTGTGGTGCCCTCACCCAAGGTGTCAGACACGGTGGTGGAGCCCTACAACGCCACACTGTCCATCCACCAGCTGGTGGAGAACACGGACGAGACCTACTGCATTGACAACGAGGCCCTGTACGACATCTGCTTCCGCACCCTCAAGCTGGCCACACCCACCTACGGGGACCTCAACCACCTGGTGTCGGCCACCATGAGTGGGGTGACCACCTCCCTGCGCTTCCCGGGCCAGCTGAATGCTGACCTGCGCAAGCTGGCCGTGAACATGGTACCCTTCCCGCGCCTGCACTTCTTCATGCCTGGCTTCGCGCCACTCACGGCCCGCGGCAGCCAGCAGTACCGCGCGCTCACGGTCCCCGAGCTCACCCAGCAGATGTTTGACGCCAAGAACATGATGGCCGCCTGCGACCCCCGCCACGGCCGCTACCTGACTGTGGCCACTGTCTTCCGAGGCCGCATGTCCATGAAGGAGGTGGACGAGCAGATGCTGGCCATCCAGAGCAAGAACAGCAGCTACTTCGTGGAGTGGATCCCCAACAACGTCAAGGTGGCCGTGTGCGACATCCCGCCACGCGGCCTCAAGATGTCCTCCACCTTCATCGGCAACAGCACGGCCATCCAGGAGCTGTTCAAGCGCATCTCGGAGCAGTTCACGGCCATGTTCCGGCGCAAGGCCTTCCTGCACTGGTACACGGGCGAGGGCATGGATGAGATGGAGTTCACTGAGGCCGAGAGCAACATGAATGACCTGGTGTCCGAGTACCAGCAGTATCAGGACGCCACGGCCGAGGAGGAGGGCGAGATGTACGAAGACGATGAGGAGGAATCAGAGGCCCAGGGCCCCAAGTGA